The genomic DNA ATAATGGCCGGGATGCCCAGGCGCGCATACGGCAGGTGGTCGGAGCGGAAGTACCAGCCCTCGGGGTGGGTAGGCTTGTCCCACTCGGTATCGAGCTTGAACTTGGGGCCGGCCTGGTTGGCCGCCAGGGCGGTTTTCACGAGGTCAGAAGAATTCATGTGGGGCGGAGTCGAGCCCAGCAGGGCGGCCGAGTCGGGGGCGTTGCGGCCCATCATCTCGGCATTGAGCACGGCCACGATGCTGGATTGCGGCACCGTGGGGTGGCCCGAGAAGTAGGTGGAGCCCAGCAGCCCGCGCTCCTCCGAGCCCTGATACACAAACAGCGCCGAGCGGCGGGCCGGCTCCTTCTTGAAGGCCCGCATGATGGCCAGTAGCGCCGCGCAGCCAGTGGCGTTGTCGTCGGCCCCATTGTAGATGGAATCGCCGGCGATGGGGGCGCGCACGCCGTCGTGGTCCTGGTGAGTGCTGAAGAGGACGTACTCCTTTTTCAACTGCGCATCGGTGCCGGGCATCTTCGCCACGAGGTTCACGGACGGGTACTGGAAGCTCTCCACTTTCAGCTCGGCCGTGAGCTGCTGGCCGGGCTGCTGCACCCAGCTGGCCGCGCTGGCCGGCAGCCACATCACGGGCGGCGTGTTCATCACCTTGGTGCTGGCCGCGCCGGGCAGGCTATAGCGCCCGCGCTCAAAAATGTGGCTCCAATGGTCGTAAACGGCCTGCGAGGGCGCATCGGAAATAAACACCACCGCCACCGCGCCGGCCTTCAGCAACTCGCCGGCCTGTCCGCTCCCGCTGAACTTGCCAAACACGTAGCGCCGGTAGCTGATGCCATCGGTGGGCGCGCCCGCAATCTGCACGGCCACGGCCTTGCCTTTGACATCGACTTTAGCCAGCTCGGCCGCCGAGCCGGTGCCCACGTACACCAGCGGCGCGTTGATGCTGGCGTTGGTCGGGGCCACCACCGCGCCCTCTTCGTTCAGCTTAACCTCGTGGGTGCCAATGCGCAGCGTGCTCGCCTTGGTGAGGCGGGTGCGCTGCAAACTGAACCACTGGAAGTACGTCCCGTCGTCGCCGGCCGGCAGCATGCCGGTGGCCCGAATCTGGTCGGCGAGCCATACGGAGGCCTTCAGCTCGTCGAGCGTGCCGCCCTCGCGGCCCCGAAAATGGTCGTCGGCCAGCGCAAACAGGTCGCGCTTGATGTCGGCTTCCTTGATGGCGCTTTCGGCGTTGGCGGGGGGGG from Hymenobacter psoromatis includes the following:
- a CDS encoding peptidase M28 gives rise to the protein MKSKILLATLALSLPLAGQAQKKAPTPPANAESAIKEADIKRDLFALADDHFRGREGGTLDELKASVWLADQIRATGMLPAGDDGTYFQWFSLQRTRLTKASTLRIGTHEVKLNEEGAVVAPTNASINAPLVYVGTGSAAELAKVDVKGKAVAVQIAGAPTDGISYRRYVFGKFSGSGQAGELLKAGAVAVVFISDAPSQAVYDHWSHIFERGRYSLPGAASTKVMNTPPVMWLPASAASWVQQPGQQLTAELKVESFQYPSVNLVAKMPGTDAQLKKEYVLFSTHQDHDGVRAPIAGDSIYNGADDNATGCAALLAIMRAFKKEPARRSALFVYQGSEERGLLGSTYFSGHPTVPQSSIVAVLNAEMMGRNAPDSAALLGSTPPHMNSSDLVKTALAANQAGPKFKLDTEWDKPTHPEGWYFRSDHLPYARLGIPAIMYTSLLHVDYHTPRDEPKRIDYNKLLHMTQWMYLTGWAVANRTAPPAREPGFKLER